From Erythrobacter sp. YJ-T3-07:
CGCACCCGAAGGCGGTGCGCAGGCGCTTCGCACGGCGACCGAAAGCGCGCTGGCGCGCGACCTCACACCGCCCGAAGCAACCGCGACCGCCGAGTTCGCCTATAGTGATTTCGGCGATCCCGGCACGATCGTGGAGGATGCGGTCACGGACGACGCGCTGGCGATCCGCACGATCCGCTTCGCCAACAACGTCCGCCTCAACCTGAAGCAGACCGATCTGTCGCAGGACCGGGTCAGCGTGCACCTGTCGATCGATGGTGGCGACATGCTCGTCTCGCGCGAGGCGCCGCTGGCCGTCGCGCTCACCGGGCTGATGGCATCGGGCGGCCTTGGCGCGCACAGCACGGACGAACTGCAGTCGATCCTCGCCGGCCGCTCGGTCGGCATGGGGCTGAGATCGGATGCGCAGACCTTTTCATCGGGCGGGACGACGACTCCGCGAGATCTGGAATTGCAGCTCCAGCTGATGGCGGCGCTGATGACAGACCCCGGCTACCGCCCGGAAGGCCTGGGCCCGTGGCGCGCGGGGCTGGACGATTTCTTCGCGCGGATGGGCCGCACACCGCAGTCGGCGCTATCCGAAGCGCTCGGCCCGCTGCTGTCCGACGGGGATCCGCGCTTCAGCCGCCAGCCGATCGAGGCCTACCGCGCGCTCGATTACGACCAGCTGCGCGGCAGGATTTCCGATCGTCTGGCCAACGGCGCGATCGAGATCGGTATCGTCGGCGATTTCGACGAGCAGGAGGCGATCGATGCCGTCGCCGCGACGTTCGGCGCGCTGCCCGAGCGCGAAGCCGATTTCCGCGCCTACGCCGATGCCAGCCCCCGGACCTTCACCGGTGAGCGGGGTACGGTCGAGGTGTTTCATAATGGCGAGCCGGACCAGGCGATCCTGCGCATGATCTGGCCCACCACGGATAACGATGACTGGCAGGTAACATCGCAGTTCAACATGCTCGAACGGGTCGCGCGGTTGATGCTGACCGAGATCCTGCGCGAGGAACTGGGCCAGACCTATTCGTCCTACGCGAACTCCAGCCAGTCCTCGGTATGGGACGGGTACGGCACGTTCTCGATCGGCGCGTCGGTCGACGTGGCGCAGATCGGACCGGCGCGTGAAGCAATGCTCGATGTGATCGACACGCTTCGCTCCACCCCTGTCTCGGACGATCTGATCCAGCGCGCCCGCCAGCCGGTGATCGAATCGCTCAACAACCGCCTGAAGAGCAATAACGGGTGGATGGCGCTGGTCGCTCGCGCCCAGAGCGAGAGCGATAATATCGAGCGATTCCTGACCGCACCCGCGCGGTACGAAGCGATCTCGGCTGAACAGATTCATGCGCTGGCGCAGCAATATCTGGCCCCAGAGGAAGCGGTCAGCGTCGCCGTCCTCCCCCGAGAGAAGGCGGATACTCCGGAAGGTGGCGAGACGACGACGCGTGCACCGAAGCCCTAGCCGGCATTGCCTCGGCGGCTCAGTCGGCTAAAGGCACGGACAGGCAACGTCACCAGATACCAGTAAGGGCCACCCGATGAAAAAGCGCGTGTTCGTAACCCTCAAGCCCGGCGTGCTCGACCCGCAGGGGCGCGCCGTGCACCATGCGCTGGACGGACTCGGCTTCGACGGGGTCGAAGATGTGCGGATCGGGCGGCTGGTCGAGCTTGAGCTGGCCGATGGCGTCTCGGACGAAAAGGTCGCCGAGATGTGCGAGAAGCTGCTCGCCAACACCGTGATCGAGAATTACCGGATCGAGGACGCGGGATAATGAACACCGCCGTCGTCACCTTCCCCGGCTCCAACTGCGACCGCGACATGATGGTCGCGATTGCCGAGGTGTTCGGCACCGCGCCGACGCAGGTCTGGCATCGCGACACCGCGCTGCCCGATCGCGTCGACTTCATCGCCCTGCCCGGCGGGTTTTCCTACGGCGACTACCTGCGCTCGGGCGCGATGGCGGCGAACAGCCCGATTATGCGCGAAGTGAAGGCGGCCGCCGCGCGCGGCGTGCCCGTGCTGGGCGTGTGCAACGGCTTCCAGGTGCTCGCCGAAGCGGGCCTGCTGCCGGGCGCGCTGATGCGCAATGCCGGCCAGCGCTTCGTGTGCCGCGATGCGCAGCTCAAGGTCGAGAACACGCAGACCCGCTTCACCGCAGGCTATGATGCGGGCGAGACGATCACCATCCCGGTGGCGCACCACGACGGCAACTACTTCGCCGACGATGCAACGCTGGATGCGCTGGAAGGCGATGGCCGCGTGGTGTTCCGCTATGCCCACGCAACCAACGGATCGCGCCGCGACATTGCCGGCATCGTCAACGAAAGCGGCACGGTGCTGGGCATGATGCCGCACCCCGAACGCGCGATCGAAGCCGCCCACGGCGGCACCGACGGTCGGCGGCTGTTCGAATCGCTCGCCCGGAGCCTCGCCGAAGCGGATTGATTCTGTAGGCGCTGACCTCCCGCCCCGCCTCCCCACCCGGCCGCCATATCGTGGTGGTACCCTTGGTGGCCGAGTGGGGAGGCGGGGCGGGAGGCGTCCGGGTTCGCCATTGCGAACC
This genomic window contains:
- the purS gene encoding phosphoribosylformylglycinamidine synthase subunit PurS; translated protein: MKKRVFVTLKPGVLDPQGRAVHHALDGLGFDGVEDVRIGRLVELELADGVSDEKVAEMCEKLLANTVIENYRIEDAG
- the purQ gene encoding phosphoribosylformylglycinamidine synthase subunit PurQ produces the protein MNTAVVTFPGSNCDRDMMVAIAEVFGTAPTQVWHRDTALPDRVDFIALPGGFSYGDYLRSGAMAANSPIMREVKAAAARGVPVLGVCNGFQVLAEAGLLPGALMRNAGQRFVCRDAQLKVENTQTRFTAGYDAGETITIPVAHHDGNYFADDATLDALEGDGRVVFRYAHATNGSRRDIAGIVNESGTVLGMMPHPERAIEAAHGGTDGRRLFESLARSLAEAD